The nucleotide sequence CAGGCGTAGCCGCCGTCAAGGCTCACCGCGAGGGACTGCGCCTGGATCCCGTCGGCGCGGGCCGACGTGTAGATGGCGACGAGGGGCGGGGCCGCGTCGGTGCCGAGCCCACTGGTGTTGAGCTCGTCGAACACGACCGAGCCGGAGAAGATCTGCTCCTTCTCGTCGAACCGGATCGCGACGGGGTGCTCCTCCCACCGCAGCAGGTCGGTGCTCGTCGCGTGGCCCCAGCTCATGTTGGCATGGTCGGTGCCAAGCGGGTTGTACTGGTAGTAGAGGTGGTAGCGCCCCCCGTGGAAGACGAGACCGTTCGGGTCGTTCATCCAGTTTTTCTGCGGCGTGTAGTGCACGCCCGGCCGCACGCCGGACGGCGTGGCCGCTGCCCCAGAGTCCTGACTCATCCCTTGACCCCCGACGACGCGATGGACGAGACGAACGCCCGCTGGAAGGCGATGAACAGCGCGAGCACCGGGACGGTGATGATGGATGCGTACGCCATGATCTGCCCCCACGAGACGTTCAGCTGCTTGAAGTAGTCGATGCCGACCATCACAGGGCGGACCGATTCACTCTGTGTGACCATGAGCGGCCAGAGGTACTGGTTCCAGGCCGGCAGGAAGGTCAGGATCGCCGCCGTGGCGACCGCCGGCCCGGAGAGCGGCATGACGATCGACACATAGATCCTGAACCATCCGGCTCCGTCGACGCGGGCCGCCTCGTCCAGCTCTCTCGGGATCGACTCGAAGTACTGGTAGAAGAGGAAGATGGAGAAGGCGCTCGCGATGAAGGGCACGATCTGGACGGGGTAGGTGTCGAGCCACCCCTGGACGAACTCGCTCCCGTCGAAATACGGCAGCTGGTTGACCCACCACAGCATCGGCAGGGCCATCACCTCGAACGGCACGATGAGGGTGGCGAGGATGACGCCGAGGGCGACCTTGCGCCCGGGCATCCTCATGCGCGACATCGCGAACGCCGCCATCGAGTTGACGACGAGCCCGAGCGCGACCGTCACCGCGGAGATCATGATCGAGTTGAGCAGGAACTGCGCGAACGGGACCCGGTCGAACACGCCGAGGTAGTTGTCGAGCGTCAGGTCCCCGATGGGGAGGAACGC is from Tessaracoccus palaemonis and encodes:
- a CDS encoding carbohydrate ABC transporter permease, with protein sequence MTVTDLEAARRAEARPAVRRTPHRVRAGALLVFKTLLALVFGLPLVFMIVSSFKPDLQIFADLGSPAAFLPIGDLTLDNYLGVFDRVPFAQFLLNSIMISAVTVALGLVVNSMAAFAMSRMRMPGRKVALGVILATLIVPFEVMALPMLWWVNQLPYFDGSEFVQGWLDTYPVQIVPFIASAFSIFLFYQYFESIPRELDEAARVDGAGWFRIYVSIVMPLSGPAVATAAILTFLPAWNQYLWPLMVTQSESVRPVMVGIDYFKQLNVSWGQIMAYASIITVPVLALFIAFQRAFVSSIASSGVKG